ATCGCGGTGCCACTCATCATCCGCCGGGACTTCGCGCCACGACGCCAGGCAACCGCGATGGGTGTGTACACGGCGGCGCTGAACATCGGGTCCTTCCTGACCTCCGTGGCCACAGCCCCGCTCGCAGAACTCGTGGGCTGGCGGCTTGCCCTCGCGGCGAGTGCCCTTCTGGCCCTGGCGGCCATCCTGTTCTGGATCCCCACCGTCGGCGCCCGGCAGGCTTTCGTTCCCGCTGCGGTTCCGGCTGCCTCGGGCTCGCGGGGCGGCAAGGCTTCCGGTGTTGGCTGGCTGACCGTTGGCCTGACGCTCGGCTTCGCCGGCCAGGCGTTTTCGTACTACGGCGTGACGGCGTGGCTCCCAAGCTTCCTGGCCGATGAGCTGGGCATGGGCACCGCGCAAGCCGGCGCGGGATCGTCGCTCTTCCAGATTTTCGCGATTGTGGGCGGGCTCGGCGTGCCGCTGCTCGCCCGCTTCGCCAGTACGACGGCGGTGGCGGCCACCTTGGGTGCCTTGTGGCTCACTGTGCCCCTGGGTCTGTTGCTGGCCCCGGGTTGGTGGTGGCTGTGGTCGTCCCTTGGTGGAATAGCGCAGGGTGGCGGCATCACGGTCATCTTCATCGCCATCATCAAGTTCGCCCGCGACCAAGCCTCGGCAGGCAGGATGTCCGCCGTCGTGCAAGGGGTGGGTTACTGCTTCGCGGCCCTGGCGCCAACCATCATCGGCTACGTGCACGGCATCTCCGGCAGCTGGACGGTGCCGCTTCTGGTGATCCTTGGCTCGGTCGCCGCGTTCTGTGTCTGCACCACCCTCTCGGTGCGCTGGGTGGCCCGTCAACGCTAGGCGAGATCGCAGCGGCAGGTGTGGGCCGGCGTCGTACACCCAACTAGCTCGCAGTTGTTGTCGTTATGAGGCTTCAAAACGACAACAACTGCGAGTCAGTTGGGCGGTTCCGGGTTCCGTCGCTGGGCTGCCTCCCCGGCCATCGGGGTCACTTGTTGCGAAGAGTGCAGGCAGCCCAGCGGCGGGGGCTTTTATCTACGTGTTCAAGCGGCTACGAGTTCTTCCTTGGTGGCTTCCTCGCGGGCTTCCGTGAGGTATCGGGCATAGGCCGGGATGGTCAGGAAGGTGGGGAACTCCTCGGCGAGGGTGACTTCTTCGAAGATGCTGCGGGCATCGTTGAAGCGGTCGTCGTCGAAGCGTTCCAGGCGCGCGAACTCTTCGTCCAGGAGGTCGTTGATCCACTCGCGGGTGATGACTTCACCGGTGTCGGTGATGGCGTGGGAGTAGATCCACTGCCACAGCTGTGAGCGGGAGATCTCGGCGGTGGCCGCGTCTTCCATGAGGTTG
This genomic interval from Arthrobacter sp. FW306-2-2C-D06B contains the following:
- a CDS encoding MFS transporter codes for the protein MTGQFLAKVPRGWLILACIGLIALNMRGPFVAVAPVVDSLKRDLGFSPVELGLLTGIPVLCFSLAAPLASMAGRRFGAEFAVMLTLVGVLAGVVIRSSGGGVPVMVGTVIIGLAITIGNIAVPLIIRRDFAPRRQATAMGVYTAALNIGSFLTSVATAPLAELVGWRLALAASALLALAAILFWIPTVGARQAFVPAAVPAASGSRGGKASGVGWLTVGLTLGFAGQAFSYYGVTAWLPSFLADELGMGTAQAGAGSSLFQIFAIVGGLGVPLLARFASTTAVAATLGALWLTVPLGLLLAPGWWWLWSSLGGIAQGGGITVIFIAIIKFARDQASAGRMSAVVQGVGYCFAALAPTIIGYVHGISGSWTVPLLVILGSVAAFCVCTTLSVRWVARQR